A window of Komagataella phaffii GS115 chromosome 1, complete sequence contains these coding sequences:
- a CDS encoding Vacuolar membrane protein that transits through the biosynthetic vacuolar protein sorting pathway, translating into MIILLPLLFLFVAGLVQATKVHEAGICALRGNCGKKNFFGSELPCPDNTFSTPSSPDDFDLLEQICGKEFADINTYTCCDTSQLLNLQKQLKKVDPIIASCPACRSNFYTLFCSFTCSPDQSQFVNVTDTVKSTTGEDAVSELDYYIQSSWAEEFFNSCKDIKFGASNGYAMDLIGGGAKNYSDFLKFLGDEKPLLGGSPFQINFQYPSNSTPQWVEYPDNPVRACNDSNPDYKCACSDCPGSCPVLPSRHAPKQCRVGILPCFSFAVVVLYAIVLLGYIAYKTSRYTKSRTSLLLHDDLALDESRYDYSSEDEQFFNNEFEYNSSYYPINSKLEEWFCKLGFFCSTSPKTVIFVSLVVSLTLTSFMRFIELEEDPVKLWVSPQAEAFQQKQVFDEKFGPFYRTQQIFVINETGPVLSYDTLKWWFDKESTILSLQANASDYQRETITLQDLCLKPINDACVVESFTQYFGGDSSSLTEDNWEKKLSSCANSPVNCLPSFQQPLKKSLLFGTEQLEDFDILKSNALVITLVMNNSNDVNSTQFQNSLAWEKVLESHLLDLKEESAQRGLKLSFSTESSLQKELNKSTNTDINIIVISYLLMFLYAAVALGSNAITREWNLTSLVHTRFTLGLSGIIIVLLSVSSSAGFWSIFGLKSTLIIAEVIPFLVLAIGVDNIFLISHELNTVNMNYSTESIPLRVSKAMGKIGPSILLSSSSQVFCFALATVVSMPAVRNFAAYCTMAVLFNCILQTTAFVSLLTLDQIRLEDNRLDVFPFVKVDRGVQFGNNNSQEGLIIDELLDTSNDNVFSELIKKYYAPFIFNKNIKPCILAIFGTFTIFCLSLLPDVQFGLDQRIALPRDSFLIDYFDSIYNYLGVGPPTYFVVDGMNVTERSNQQKLCGRFSTCDEFSLVNVLEQERKRSEISTIYEPTSSWIDDFFLWLNPDLTDCCRFRKGTNQTEMCPIYAPSRQCEVCYENHEPGWNITMEGLPQGEEFMKYFDIWIESPSDPCPLGGKAPYSSSVFTDVNGTNVESFVFRTSHVPLRSQNDFIKAYKESLRITNEVKEYTGIENLFAYSPFYIFFVQYASIVKLTFSLIAAALLVIFLFAVTLLGSFASALILILTVVMILIDMGGIMALWGINLNAVSLVNILICVGLSVEFCTHIVRGFTIGDPAINFNTSLDTTYAFSSKQSRAFKSLTTIGGSVFGGITLTKIVGVTVLAFTRSQIFEVYYFRMWFSLVVLASLHSLMFLPVILSYVGGRGYISSSYASLVSDELIDRLQEQTLD; encoded by the coding sequence ATGATCATCCTGCTCCCCCTACTTTTCCTGTTTGTGGCCGGTCTGGTACAGGCTACAAAGGTTCACGAAGCTGGAATTTGTGCTTTGAGAGGAAATTGTGGCAAAAAGAACTTCTTCGGTTCAGAATTGCCCTGTCCTGATAATACGTTCTCTACGCCATCCTCCCCAGATGATTTTGACCTACTTGAACAAATATGTGGTAAAGAGTTTGCTGATATAAATACTTACACGTGTTGTGACACTTCTCAACTGTTGAATTTGCAAAAGCAACTGAAAAAGGTTGATCCTATCATTGCTTCATGTCCAGCATGCCGCAGTAACTTTTATACCTTGTTCTGCTCATTCACATGTTCTCCAGATCAATCTCAGTTTGTCAATGTTACGGACACGGTAAAGTCCACCACTGGAGAGGATGCGGTGAGTGAATTGGACTACTACATCCAAAGCAGTTGGGCAGAggagtttttcaattcttgtAAGGATATCAAGTTCGGAGCATCGAACGGGTATGCCATGGACTTGATTGGAGGTGGCGCTAAGAATTACTCggattttttgaaattcttaGGTGATGAAAAGCCTTTATTGGGGGGTTCTCCCTTTCAAatcaattttcaatatccGTCCAATTCAACCCCTCAATGGGTTGAATACCCCGATAACCCTGTGAGAGCCTGTAACGATAGCAATCCAGATTATAAATGTGCATGTTCCGATTGTCCAGGATCTTGTCCAGTTCTTCCTAGTCGACACGCTCCAAAACAGTGTCGTGTGGGTATTCTTCCTTGCTTTTCATTTGCCGTTGTTGTGCTTTATGCAATTGTCCTTTTGGGATATATTGCTTACAAAACCTCACGATATACCAAATCCAGGACCAGCTTACTTTTACATGATGATCTGGCTTTGGATGAATCTAGGTATGATTACAGCTCCGAAGACGAACAGTTTTTTAACAATGAGTTTGAATATAACTCTTCTTATTATCCAATAAACAGCAAGTTGGAAGAATGGTTCTGCAAGTTGGGGTTCTTTTGTTCAACCTCTCCCAAAACTGTGATTTTTGTCTCTTTGGTGGTGTCGTTGACACTTACGTCTTTCATGCGATTCATTGAACTCGAAGAAGACCCTGTTAAATTGTGGGTGTCTCCGCAAGCCGAAGCATTCCAACAAAAGcaagtttttgatgaaaagtttggaCCGTTTTATCGGACGCAACAGATATTTGTTATCAATGAAACGGGACCAGTGCTCTCTTATGATACCCTAAAATGGTGGTTTGACAAAGAGTCAACCATCCTTTCTTTACAAGCTAATGCATCAGATTACCAGAGGGAGACGATCACGCTACAAGATCTATGTTTGAAACCTATCAACGATGCCTGCGTTGTTGAATCATTCACACAGTATTTCGGAGGTGATTCTTCCAGTTTAACTGAAGATAATTGGGAGAAGAAACTATCCTCATGTGCCAACAGCCCAGTGAATTGTCTCCCTTCGTTTCAACAgcctttgaaaaagagtcttctttttggaactgaacaattggaagattttgacATTCTAAAATCTAATGCGTTAGTTATCACTCTCGTGATGAACAACTCTAATGATGTTAATAGCACacagtttcaaaattctctAGCGTGGGAAAAAGTATTGGAATCTCACTTGTTGGATCTTAAAGAGGAATCTGCACAAAGGGGTCTGAAGTTGAGTTTCAGCACTGAAAGCTCCTTGCAAAAAGAACTTAACAAGTCAACTAACACTGATATCAACATCATTGTAATTTCCTACCTACTTATGTTCTTGTATGCTGCAGTAGCTTTAGGGAGCAACGCAATTACCAGAGAATGGAACCTTACCTCTCTGGTTCACACCAGATTCACTTTAGGCTTGTCAGGAATTATcattgttcttctttctgtaTCAAGTTCAGCCGGATTTTGGTCTATTTTCGGACTTAAATCGACCCTAATTATAGCAGAAGTTATTCCATTCTTGGTCCTTGCAATTGGTGTCGATAACATCTTTCTGATTTCCCATGAGCTCAACACAGTTAACATGAATTATAGCACTGAGAGTATTCCCCTAAGAGTCTCTAAAGCTATGGGAAAGATTGGGCCTAGTATATTGCTTAGCTCATCTTCTCAAGTGTTCTGTTTTGCTCTGGCTACGGTTGTTTCCATGCCAGCAGTGAGAAACTTTGCCGCTTATTGTACAATGGCTGTGTTATTCAATTGTATTTTACAAACCACGGCATTCGTATCATTGTTAACGCTAGATCAAATCCGCCTAGAGGATAACAGGTTGGATGTTTTCCCATTTGTAAAAGTTGACAGAGGAGTTCAATTTGGGAACAACAATAGCCAGGAAGGATTAATAATTGATGAGCTATTGGACACTAGTAATGACAACGTCTTCTCAGAGTTGATTAAAAAGTATTATGCTCCCTTTAtattcaacaaaaacatAAAGCCTTGCATTTTGGCAATCTTCGGAACGTTCACCATATTTTGTCTTAGCTTATTGCCAGATGTTCAGTTTGGTTTAGATCAGCGTATTGCATTACCCAGGGACTCATTTTTGATTGACTATTTCGATAGTATCTACAATTACTTGGGAGTCGGGCCTCCTACTTACTTTGTAGTAGATGGCATGAATGTTACGGAAAGAAGCAACCAACAAAAACTGTGTGGAAGATTCTCAACCTGTGAtgaattttctttggtaaACGTCTTGGAACAGGAAAGAAAACGCTCTGAAATCTCTACCATTTATGAACCTACTAGCAGTTGGATAGATGACTTTTTCCTATGGTTGAATCCAGACCTCACGGATTGTTGCAGGTTTCGAAAAGGTACTAACCAGACTGAGATGTGTCCAATATACGCCCCTTCAAGACAGTGCGAGGTTTGCTACGAAAACCACGAGCCTGGGTGGAATATTACTATGGAAGGACTCCCTCAAGGCGAAGAATTCATGAAGTattttgatatttggaTTGAATCACCTAGTGATCCTTGCCCGTTGGGTGGTAAAGCTCCATATTCAAGTAGTGTCTTCACTGATGTTAATGGAACAAACGTCGAAAGCTTTGTTTTCCGTACCAGTCATGTTCCTCTTAGATCACAAAATGATTTCATAAAGGCCTATAAAGAGTCCCTTCGGATCACGAACGAGGTCAAGGAGTACACTGGAATTGAGAATTTGTTTGCATACTCACCATTTTACATTTTCTTTGTCCAGTATGCGTCTATTGTCAAATTGACCTTTTCCTTGATTGCTGCTGCCCTTTTGGTGATTTTCTTATTTGCAGTAACCCTTTTGGGGTCTTTCGCTTCTGCTCTAATCTTGATCCTCACTGTTGTTATGATTTTGATTGATATGGGAGGCATAATGGCTCTTTGGGGAATCAATCTGAACGCCGTCAGTTTGGTGAACATCCTAATCTGTGTTGGTCTAAGTGTAGAATTTTGCACTCACATCGTGAGAGGTTTTACTATTGGTGATCCAGcaatcaacttcaacacTAGCTTAGATACCACATATGCATTCTCCAGCAAGCAATCGAGAGCTTTCAAGTCCCTCACGACCATTGGAGGTTCCGTGTTTGGTGGAATCACTCTAACTAAGATCGTTGGGGTTACAGTGTTAGCGTTCACAAGATCACAAATTTTTGAGGTGTATTATTTCCGAATGTGGTTCTCTCTAGTGGTGTTAGCCTCATTGCATAGTCTGATGTTCCTTCCAGTCATATTATCATATGTTGGGGGGAGAGGCTATATATCTTCAAGTTATGCAAGTTTAGTTTCTGACGAACTTATCGACCGATTACAAGAGCAGACTTTAGATTAA
- a CDS encoding Protein required for the ubiquinone (Coenzyme Q) biosynthesis — translation MIRHSRNLIKLQSVRYASTKGKENSATENLRLGYLSDAQNAYMDRVIRVDQAGELGANFIYNGQYLALSHKRPDLKPILKHMWEQEIHHHNTFNNLQVERRVRPSLLTPLWKVGAMGLGIATGLMGKEAAMACTEAVETVIGGHYNQQLRVLTNQFHVDVVNEETGVNTPTVPEEIKDMQKLVSQFRDEELEHLDTAVEHDAHGARPYWLLTEAIKLTCRGAIWTAERV, via the coding sequence ATGATCAGACATAGCAGGAATTTGATAAAACTGCAATCAGTGAGATATGCGTCCACTAAGGGCAAGGAAAACTCTGCCACGGAAAATTTGAGGCTGGGTTACTTATCAGACGCACAGAATGCCTACATGGATAGGGTTATCAGAGTAGACCAAGCAGGGGAGTTGGGTGCAAATTTCATATACAATGGGCAGTATTTGGCCCTGTCACATAAGAGACCGGATTTAAAACCTATACTAAAGCATATGTGGGAACAGGAGATCCACCATCACAATACTTTCAACAATCTACAGGTTGAAAGAAGAGTGAGACCGTCGTTGCTAACCCCTCTCTGGAAGGTTGGAGCCATGGGATTAGGTATTGCCACAGGACTGATGGGGAAAGAGGCTGCTATGGCTTGCACAGAGGCTGTTGAAACTGTAATTGGAGGGCATTACAACCAGCAATTAAGAGTACTAACTAACCAGTTCCATGTGGATGTCGTGAATGAGGAAACTGGAGTAAATACTCCGACCGTCCCCGAGGAGATCAAAGATATGCAGAAGTTGGTCAGTCAGTTCAGAGATGAGGAACTGGAGCACTTAGATACAGCCGTTGAACATGATGCTCACGGTGCTAGGCCCTACTGGTTGCTTACAGAAGCAATCAAACTGACCTGTCGGGGTGCTATATGGACTGCAGAGAGAGTTTAA
- a CDS encoding N-myristoylated calcium-binding protein that may have a role in intracellular signaling, with translation MGKVASKLSSDDIHELRQTTKFDRRELQQWYKGFLRDCPSGTMTKDDFIKIYKQFFPFGDPTEFSAYTFKVLDTDNSGEIDFKEFITALSVTSRGSMEEKLLWSFKLYDLNNDGFIDHDEMLAIVTSIYQMIGSMVELSEDEKTPELRVEKIFNLMDKNEDGKISLQEFQERCKLDPSIINALTLYDGLV, from the coding sequence ATGGGTAAAGTAGCATCCAAACTGTCCAGTGATGATATACACGAGCTGAGACAGACTACCAAGTTTGATAGACGAGAGCTTCAGCAGTGGTACAAGGGTTTTTTGAGAGATTGTCCCTCGGGCACAATGACTAAAGAcgatttcatcaagatcTACAAGCAATTCTTCCCCTTTGGAGATCCCACAGAGTTCAGTGCTTACACGTTCAAGGTATTGGACACAGACAATTCTGGAGAgattgatttcaaagagtttATAACTGCGCTCTCTGTCACCTCGAGGGGGTCTATGGAAGAGAAGCTATTGTGGTCATTCAAACTGTATGATCTCAACAACGATGGATTTATAGACCACGATGAAATGTTAGCAATCGTAACTTCGATCTATCAGATGATCGGCTCAATGGTCGAGTTGTCAGAAGACGAAAAAACACCAGAACTAAGGGTAGAGaagatcttcaatttgatgGATAAGAATGAAGATGGAAAAATCTCGCTGCAAGAATTCCAGGAACGCTGCAAGTTAGACCCTTCCATTATAAACGCTTTAACGCTCTACGACGGGCTAGTGTGA
- a CDS encoding Negative regulator of the glucose-sensing signal transduction pathway, with the protein MYIPPTSFNRKQFKYSGDNYNTPSEFKEQARLDIHRKLAQAQSNLRHGSSPLATKSITASSSQFSGSDVESLASVASDGSEMTIDESKRKRKAYLGFLKKPESKLSRTTTRRSSLFSNNLTQQPTNQTEATSLFTNYFSDNGFVTEVDLNEVLPKNFDDMYDPDLTVERFYNGRPVFTKRNLVNWELNDLRSLLIVSELKPEWGGYIPRIRDNPDFHIVLLPLTSSDNEFIEILMRSDIYKESKFSKEFKMKTAAYIVQSARYRHNLAIQARYSDMPTKDPTLQYFSKVEWRNIIENYLLNLGVETQCRLDFQHRCSILKGHPAQKNDLLSKAILNNTQKQFNGNGLSKEEKARIWSQAQSEIYKRLGLDWTPDKI; encoded by the coding sequence ATGTATATCCCACCTACAAGTTTCAACAGGAAGCAGTTCAAGTACTCGGGTGACAACTACAACACTCCCAGCGAGTTTAAGGAGCAAGCTCGTCTTGATATCCACCGAAAATTAGCGCAAGCTCAAAGCAACCTACGACATGGTTCCTCCCCCTTGGCCACCAAATCCATAACAGCTTCGTCCTCACAGTTCAGCGGGTCAGACGTCGAAAGTCTCGCTAGCGTGGCCAGTGATGGCTCTGAAATGACGATAGACGAGTCCAAGAGGAAACGGAAGGCTTATTTGGGCTTCTTGAAGAAGCCAGAATCCAAACTCTCCAGAACAACCACCAGGAGAAGTTCCCTGTTTTCCAACAACCTAACACAGCAACCAACTAATCAAACAGAGGCCACCTCATTATTTACTAACTACTTTTCTGACAATGGATTTGTCACTGAAGTTGATTTGAACGAAGTTCTTCCGAAAAACTTTGACGACATGTACGATCCCGACTTAACCGTGGAACGGTTTTACAACGGGCGACCAGTGTTCACCAAAAGGAACCTGGTCAACTGGGAACTGAACGATCTGAGGTCTCTGCTGATAGTTAGTGAACTCAAACCAGAGTGGGGCGGGTACATACCTCGTATAAGAGATAATCCCGACTTCCACATCGTTCTCCTCCCACTGACGAGTTCTGATAACGAATTCATTGAGATCCTTATGCGATCGGACATTTACAAAGAGTCTAAATTCTCtaaagaattcaaaatgaagaCAGCTGCGTACATAGTGCAGTCTGCAAGATACAGACACAATCTAGCCATTCAGGCTAGATACTCTGACATGCCCACAAAAGATCCAACTTTGcaatatttttcaaaagtggAGTGGAGAAACATAATTGAAAACTACTTATTAAACCTGGGGGTTGAGACGCAATGTCGCCTTGATTTCCAGCATCGATGCTCCATACTGAAAGGACACCCAGCACAGAAAAACGATTTGCTATCCAAAGCAATCCTGAACAATACACAAAAACAATTCAATGGAAATGGCCTTTCCAAGGAGGAGAAGGCTAGAATATGGTCCCAGGCTCAGTCTGAAATTTATAAGCGACTGGGGTTGGATTGGACGCCAGATAAGATATAA